The proteins below come from a single Phorcysia thermohydrogeniphila genomic window:
- the rfbD gene encoding dTDP-4-dehydrorhamnose reductase, translating into MEKGIPLRFTMRKMRYLVIGKNGQLGKEFLRKLSEKVNVEVIAVGREECDISNLEQVLSLFSTTKPDVAINCAAYNFVDKAEEDYVTAIKVNSLGIRNLAFASKKYKSFLVHYSTDYVFDGMKRNGLYTEEDTPNPLNEYGKSKLLGEKLLKEETDNFLLFRVSWVYGDGKQNFIYKLLTWAKDREYLMISNNEVSVPTSTKTIVEMTLKALDADLKGLYHLTNSGYASRYEWAKKVLQVKGIRKVIYPVSSEVFNLPAKRPEFSAMSNSKLAKTLDVEIPWWEYELERFLKTER; encoded by the coding sequence TTGGAGAAAGGTATACCGTTGAGGTTCACAATGAGAAAAATGCGATATCTGGTAATTGGCAAAAACGGTCAGCTCGGGAAAGAGTTTCTGAGAAAACTAAGCGAGAAGGTCAATGTTGAAGTTATTGCTGTAGGACGTGAAGAATGCGATATATCCAACTTAGAACAGGTCCTAAGTTTGTTCAGTACTACTAAGCCTGATGTAGCCATCAACTGTGCAGCTTACAATTTCGTTGACAAGGCCGAAGAAGATTATGTAACTGCTATAAAAGTAAATAGTCTCGGTATTAGAAATCTGGCTTTTGCATCCAAAAAGTACAAGTCTTTCCTTGTGCATTACAGTACTGACTATGTTTTTGACGGTATGAAGAGAAATGGTCTCTACACAGAAGAAGACACTCCCAACCCTCTAAATGAATACGGGAAAAGTAAACTGTTAGGAGAAAAACTCTTAAAAGAAGAAACTGACAATTTCCTGCTTTTCAGGGTTAGCTGGGTTTACGGGGATGGCAAACAGAACTTTATTTATAAGCTTCTGACTTGGGCCAAGGACAGAGAGTATTTAATGATATCCAACAATGAAGTATCTGTTCCCACATCTACAAAGACAATTGTTGAAATGACTCTAAAAGCTTTAGATGCTGACTTGAAGGGTCTATACCATCTTACAAACTCCGGATACGCTTCTCGTTATGAATGGGCTAAAAAAGTTCTACAAGTAAAAGGTATCAGAAAGGTCATATATCCAGTTTCCAGCGAGGTGTTTAATCTGCCTGCTAAAAGACCTGAATTTTCTGCCATGAGCAACAGCAAACTCGCTAAAACCCTTGATGTGGAAATTCCTTGGTGGGAATATGAACTAGAAAGATTTCTGAAAACTGAGAGGTAA
- a CDS encoding glycosyltransferase family 4 protein: MEFGAYFLLSILISVSTILFTLRFSKKEEFLDTHIKAHAIHRVPVPRIGGLGIYLAVALFMVLKGYIKLFLLSTMVFMIGFIEDLKKDIPPKVRLAGLLLISYFSCFILGIDIKTLGFLELPYFLSLALTVVAIAGYTNAVNIVDGLNGLASGISLLFVLFLGMTYYEFGNISMFLLCIAIIGAIVGFLIFNFPNGKIFLGDGGAYFLGYICAILSIKLINLYPEVSPWFPLILGVYPVWEVLFSAYRRWKKGKPPFYPDKLHFHTLVYYMVTRSNPAASFIIVLWCFIFSVIAYFLKSCTYCLVIEFLIFVLNYSYFYRKLATSLRLS, encoded by the coding sequence ATGGAATTTGGAGCATATTTTCTACTGTCCATTTTGATTTCAGTCTCTACGATTCTTTTTACTCTGCGATTTTCCAAAAAGGAAGAATTCCTTGATACACATATCAAGGCTCACGCCATACATCGTGTTCCAGTTCCTAGGATTGGAGGATTAGGAATTTATCTAGCAGTAGCTCTCTTTATGGTTCTCAAAGGCTATATTAAGCTTTTCTTGCTATCAACCATGGTTTTTATGATAGGATTTATCGAAGACTTGAAGAAAGATATCCCTCCCAAAGTACGACTTGCAGGACTATTATTGATTTCCTATTTCTCTTGCTTCATATTGGGTATTGATATTAAAACACTTGGATTTCTAGAACTTCCCTACTTCCTCTCCCTAGCTTTAACTGTTGTAGCTATAGCTGGATATACAAACGCAGTAAACATTGTAGATGGTTTAAATGGACTTGCATCTGGAATTTCCCTTCTTTTTGTTCTTTTTTTGGGAATGACTTACTATGAGTTTGGAAATATAAGCATGTTCCTACTCTGCATTGCAATTATAGGAGCTATTGTAGGCTTCTTGATTTTTAACTTTCCAAATGGGAAAATTTTTCTGGGAGATGGAGGAGCATATTTCCTTGGCTATATTTGTGCTATCCTCTCCATAAAGCTAATCAATTTGTATCCCGAAGTTTCCCCATGGTTTCCTCTAATATTGGGAGTCTATCCTGTTTGGGAAGTTTTGTTTTCTGCATACCGAAGATGGAAGAAAGGGAAACCCCCATTTTATCCTGATAAATTACATTTTCATACGTTAGTCTATTATATGGTCACTCGATCAAACCCTGCAGCTTCCTTTATTATAGTCCTCTGGTGTTTTATCTTCTCTGTGATAGCGTACTTCCTGAAAAGTTGTACTTACTGCTTAGTTATAGAGTTTCTTATTTTCGTGCTAAACTACTCTTATTTCTACCGCAAGCTAGCAACCAGTCTAAGGTTAAGTTAA
- a CDS encoding capsule assembly Wzi family protein: MKLKAVTIAVLLIAGLLPTGSLAKPISSLVSPYQYQREYRLLERAKEVGLVKKTDLSFKPLSRTDFARAIIEIYNNRNVAPDLARKIFNELYPEFKEDINSLFLPGKGRNYIKPIRNVYTELYTLSGSDNRRLPYSEGFNLEEGINFRMNVSSELRYSGILFFLEPELRQDTPRFNRAYVAWNFKGLNFLFGRENVIWGNAENGDLIFTNNVRPWLMFKLENDSYKKLPWIFEKLGEYRFSTFVSELEKERERSYAHVWGMRLAWRPFYNLEVAGTRAIQFGGEGRPDYTSLHDFWELFTANNENVKDPRPEAHVYDNNQYASIDITYYADWLSKLQFQPFKGGKVYFVHAGDDAVKPGPGGFPLPTSAAHIFGISLTTGLTDLRFEYTETTDDSGVWYTHHMYPDGFTYHDFIIGNAIGGNSKSLYYAISHDFNWGNLNFSYNFVKHEVRDKLYNEKEYIYSFEINKCLDFGGFYKLRIHSSVFYFRLTYNRVENFHFLPEDKDIYILSTGVNLSF, encoded by the coding sequence ATGAAGCTCAAGGCAGTTACAATAGCGGTACTGTTAATAGCCGGGTTGCTGCCAACAGGCAGTCTGGCTAAGCCTATTTCATCGCTTGTGTCGCCTTACCAATACCAAAGGGAGTACAGACTACTTGAAAGGGCAAAAGAAGTAGGACTTGTGAAGAAAACAGATTTATCATTTAAACCTTTGAGCCGTACGGATTTTGCAAGGGCCATTATTGAGATATATAACAACCGCAACGTAGCACCAGACCTTGCTAGGAAAATTTTCAACGAACTCTACCCGGAGTTTAAAGAGGATATAAACAGCCTCTTCCTTCCCGGAAAAGGTAGGAATTACATTAAACCGATAAGGAACGTTTACACGGAGTTGTACACTCTATCTGGTTCTGATAACCGCAGGCTTCCCTATTCAGAGGGTTTTAACTTAGAAGAGGGTATCAACTTCAGGATGAACGTTTCCTCAGAACTCAGATACTCGGGAATCTTGTTCTTTCTTGAGCCAGAACTCAGGCAAGATACACCAAGGTTCAATAGAGCCTACGTAGCTTGGAACTTTAAGGGCCTTAATTTTCTATTCGGTAGGGAGAATGTTATATGGGGGAACGCTGAAAACGGAGACCTTATATTTACAAACAACGTCCGTCCATGGCTAATGTTTAAGCTTGAAAACGACTCATATAAGAAGCTTCCTTGGATATTTGAAAAGTTAGGTGAGTACAGGTTTTCTACATTTGTTTCTGAGTTAGAAAAAGAAAGGGAGAGGTCTTACGCCCACGTTTGGGGAATGAGATTAGCTTGGAGACCATTTTACAACTTAGAGGTTGCTGGAACAAGAGCCATCCAGTTTGGCGGAGAGGGAAGACCCGACTACACTTCATTGCATGATTTCTGGGAATTATTCACTGCGAACAATGAAAACGTTAAAGATCCAAGGCCTGAGGCTCACGTATACGATAACAATCAGTATGCTTCCATTGATATCACTTACTACGCCGATTGGCTTAGCAAACTACAATTTCAACCCTTTAAGGGTGGTAAAGTGTATTTTGTTCACGCCGGCGACGACGCTGTAAAACCAGGACCTGGCGGATTCCCGCTTCCTACCAGTGCAGCTCACATATTTGGCATCTCTTTGACAACGGGATTGACGGATCTTAGATTTGAGTACACCGAGACTACCGATGACTCGGGGGTATGGTACACCCATCACATGTATCCAGATGGCTTTACCTACCATGATTTCATCATTGGAAATGCTATTGGAGGGAACTCAAAAAGCTTGTACTACGCTATCTCACACGACTTTAATTGGGGAAACTTAAACTTTTCTTATAATTTCGTTAAGCATGAGGTAAGAGATAAACTTTACAACGAGAAGGAATACATTTACAGCTTTGAGATAAACAAGTGTCTTGACTTTGGTGGGTTCTATAAGTTGAGAATCCACAGTTCAGTATTTTACTTCAGGCTTACTTACAATCGTGTAGAGAACTTTCACTTCTTACCCGAAGATAAGGACATTTACATCCTCTCTACAGGGGTAAATTTGAGCTTTTAA
- a CDS encoding SLBB domain-containing protein, protein MRKFLIAITMVFAGISVSVAQASEKFPLSPYTVTPEAVKKLPDETSLTAKAESPKRIQGSNIPEDYLPKKSAKGESIERTKEEEKVREEEVNETNSSQLSPIEESFYLRTEKLGIQLKQFGYEFFKGKPEFPVSAPVDRNYILGPGDQLFIYVIGNPPGIDLSAIQSLVVDREGKVYIPGIGVFYVWGMSLGEAEKVISNAVGANIKLTVGRLRTFPVYVSGEVERPGAVVVTGINTVIDALMLAGGVKKSGSLRDVVITRKTPSGTKEIHIDFYKLLLYGKPVDIKLKDGDVIFVRPIGKVAGIGGKVKRPAIYELKGGETVEDLIEMAGGLLPSSYRYRATIQRFKNNSFLDIIDGNLSDKSFLNIKIQDGDVLVVKSIETVPRNAVRIEGYTPYPGLYEYREGMKLSEILKPDLFFPDSNMKFALITRQYPPGAIPEYITFSPEEVLSGKRDIVLKPRDRITLYKFGEVKNVDFNRVKDAFVVEGEIKYPGVYAYHDGIKLSDILSPEMLLMNTNLYYAEIDRRDPRTLDIVEIKKFVPMDILDGKTDIEIKRLDVIRFYPKYLYSPILVSGLVKKSYYVPYHDGIKLSEALASAEFVDDIKNLKVEIFRKVSSDLAEEEEKKVESSQKEGEELLKLRNKGYSIAKDEGEEEQFLKAGVLGKESRRSPDTYFKGGEQKQLRQDRGYLEFGSKEERVETEESLKKNVASIFLYDLLVKKDTECDIPLKPGDRLVISKVQPEEIVEKVYVSGYVKKPGVFRINEKTTLYDILKAAGGFRENAYPQGIIILRESVREMQKQRIAKAILLMRQELEKEEAGIMQSDLKGEELRARQAAFEAKRKLLEEIEKAQVTGRISGIIVSSNLEELKNSPYNILLEDGDRIYVPKKPGSVLVFGEVYNPTAYVYRPGMTVRDYIALAGGLTKDASEKEIFVIKADGSVVSNSSDGKLNFDWDDENNRILLDSGDILDYTLQPGDAIIVPTEIKVPTMWRPLIKDVMQIIYQGAITIYTITKL, encoded by the coding sequence ATGCGTAAATTTCTTATAGCCATAACAATGGTGTTTGCGGGGATATCGGTTTCAGTAGCACAGGCAAGCGAAAAGTTTCCATTGTCACCGTATACGGTGACGCCTGAAGCTGTAAAAAAGTTACCGGATGAAACGTCTCTAACTGCAAAAGCTGAGTCTCCTAAAAGAATCCAAGGGTCTAATATTCCAGAAGATTACCTACCTAAAAAAAGTGCAAAGGGAGAGAGTATAGAGAGAACAAAAGAAGAGGAGAAAGTTAGGGAGGAAGAGGTAAACGAAACAAATTCCTCACAGCTTTCTCCTATAGAAGAGAGTTTTTACTTAAGGACAGAAAAACTTGGAATTCAGCTTAAGCAGTTTGGCTACGAGTTTTTCAAAGGCAAACCAGAGTTCCCGGTATCAGCCCCAGTTGACAGAAATTACATTTTAGGCCCCGGAGATCAGCTTTTCATTTACGTAATAGGGAATCCTCCCGGAATAGATCTTTCAGCCATCCAGAGCTTGGTCGTTGACAGAGAAGGAAAAGTATACATCCCAGGGATAGGGGTCTTCTACGTTTGGGGAATGTCCTTAGGAGAAGCTGAAAAGGTTATCTCAAACGCAGTAGGAGCGAACATAAAGCTAACGGTTGGAAGGTTAAGGACATTCCCTGTTTACGTTTCTGGAGAGGTAGAAAGGCCGGGAGCTGTCGTTGTTACTGGCATAAACACGGTCATTGACGCCCTGATGCTAGCCGGTGGAGTGAAAAAATCTGGAAGCCTTCGGGACGTTGTTATAACGAGGAAAACACCTTCAGGAACGAAGGAAATCCATATAGACTTTTACAAACTCCTCCTATACGGCAAGCCTGTTGATATAAAGCTGAAGGACGGGGACGTAATATTTGTAAGACCGATTGGCAAAGTAGCGGGAATTGGCGGAAAGGTCAAAAGACCGGCTATCTATGAATTAAAGGGAGGGGAAACTGTAGAGGACCTCATAGAAATGGCAGGAGGTCTCCTTCCTTCTAGTTACAGGTACAGAGCGACAATACAAAGGTTCAAGAACAATAGTTTCTTGGACATAATAGATGGAAACCTTAGTGATAAGTCGTTCCTGAACATAAAAATTCAGGATGGTGACGTTCTGGTTGTGAAATCCATAGAAACCGTTCCCCGTAATGCAGTAAGGATTGAGGGCTATACTCCTTATCCGGGACTTTACGAGTACAGAGAAGGGATGAAACTCTCAGAAATCCTGAAACCTGACCTATTTTTCCCAGATTCTAACATGAAGTTTGCTCTCATAACGAGGCAGTATCCTCCCGGTGCTATTCCTGAGTATATAACCTTTTCACCTGAAGAGGTTTTAAGCGGAAAGAGGGACATCGTTCTAAAGCCAAGGGACAGAATTACCCTGTACAAGTTTGGTGAAGTAAAAAACGTTGATTTCAACAGAGTAAAAGATGCCTTTGTTGTAGAGGGAGAAATAAAGTATCCCGGAGTTTACGCCTACCACGATGGAATAAAGCTTTCAGATATACTCAGTCCTGAAATGCTCCTTATGAACACAAACCTATACTACGCCGAAATAGACAGAAGAGATCCCCGTACGCTTGACATAGTTGAAATTAAAAAGTTTGTGCCTATGGATATCCTTGATGGAAAGACGGACATTGAGATCAAGAGGCTTGACGTCATTAGGTTCTACCCTAAGTATCTTTACTCACCCATCCTTGTCTCGGGGCTTGTTAAGAAGTCTTACTATGTCCCCTATCATGATGGTATCAAGTTGTCGGAGGCCTTGGCTTCGGCGGAGTTTGTTGATGATATTAAGAACTTAAAGGTAGAGATTTTTAGAAAAGTCAGCTCCGATTTAGCAGAGGAAGAAGAGAAAAAGGTAGAGTCGTCACAAAAGGAAGGAGAGGAGTTACTCAAGCTGCGAAATAAGGGATACTCTATAGCTAAAGATGAAGGAGAAGAAGAACAGTTCCTTAAGGCTGGTGTTTTAGGAAAGGAGAGTAGGAGAAGTCCAGACACCTATTTTAAGGGGGGAGAACAAAAACAACTTCGTCAGGATAGAGGATATTTAGAATTTGGAAGCAAGGAAGAAAGAGTAGAGACCGAAGAGTCATTAAAGAAAAATGTGGCGTCAATCTTTCTTTACGACCTTCTCGTAAAGAAGGATACTGAGTGCGATATCCCGCTCAAACCTGGCGACAGACTTGTTATTTCTAAGGTTCAACCGGAAGAGATAGTAGAAAAAGTTTACGTATCTGGTTACGTTAAGAAGCCGGGAGTCTTTCGTATAAACGAGAAGACAACACTTTACGATATTCTAAAAGCGGCCGGAGGGTTTAGGGAGAATGCTTACCCGCAAGGAATAATCATCCTACGAGAATCTGTTAGGGAAATGCAGAAACAGAGGATAGCAAAGGCTATACTACTCATGCGTCAAGAGCTTGAGAAGGAAGAAGCCGGCATAATGCAGTCAGACCTTAAAGGAGAGGAACTAAGAGCGCGACAGGCAGCTTTTGAGGCCAAAAGGAAACTCCTTGAGGAGATAGAAAAAGCACAAGTTACAGGGAGAATATCCGGAATTATCGTTTCTTCTAACCTGGAAGAACTTAAAAACTCTCCCTACAACATCTTGCTTGAAGATGGGGACAGGATTTACGTTCCTAAGAAACCGGGAAGCGTCCTTGTCTTTGGAGAGGTTTACAACCCGACAGCTTACGTTTACAGGCCAGGTATGACTGTAAGGGACTACATTGCTCTTGCCGGAGGATTGACAAAAGATGCAAGCGAAAAGGAAATCTTTGTCATAAAAGCGGACGGTTCTGTTGTTAGCAACAGCTCAGATGGAAAGCTGAATTTTGACTGGGATGACGAAAACAACAGGATACTCCTTGATAGCGGCGATATCCTTGATTACACCCTCCAGCCGGGAGATGCAATTATAGTTCCAACAGAGATAAAGGTTCCAACAATGTGGAGACCCCTCATAAAGGATGTGATGCAAATTATCTACCAAGGTGCTATAACGATTTACACAATCACCAAGCTGTAA
- a CDS encoding GumC family protein: protein MKPENLPPETFDDEIDLYELWLTLKRRKKTVIGITVLFTTIALVLCFVLPPTYRTEASLMPLGGEQSSKLSSLLSSLPISIPLPGGQAGITVESVLNSRILRERIVKDLNLLPVLFPDKWDETTESWKLAEDETPPTLIDGAKKLEDFMSVSTDKKTGVVTLTVDFPKDPEMSYRIAITALKEARNILNEKAFTLAKKYRIYVEKQLALAKEKYQELERIYKDFMNGKIKDVPFIIGDHDLEDLKSNVPEKAEIEKLKKEIERLKAHLNTLRKSSYVSVSDYQLNLQKLQTQMEIVKQLLVTLAGEYEMAKAQEMKEQISFQVIDPPYIPPRDKPYKPKKGLIVTVGFVSGLFLGIFAAFFREWLENVKKKREEEKVNA, encoded by the coding sequence TTGAAGCCAGAAAACCTGCCACCTGAAACCTTTGATGATGAGATAGACCTGTATGAGCTCTGGCTTACCCTTAAAAGAAGAAAGAAAACAGTAATAGGAATTACTGTCCTTTTCACCACAATTGCTCTTGTTCTTTGCTTTGTTCTGCCTCCCACTTACCGAACGGAAGCCTCGCTGATGCCCTTGGGGGGAGAACAAAGTTCAAAATTATCTTCTCTTCTTTCGTCTCTTCCTATTTCCATTCCTTTGCCGGGAGGGCAGGCGGGAATAACCGTTGAATCGGTTTTAAACAGTAGAATACTAAGAGAAAGGATTGTAAAAGACCTTAACCTTCTACCTGTTCTTTTTCCTGACAAGTGGGATGAGACTACGGAAAGCTGGAAACTTGCTGAAGATGAAACTCCTCCAACTCTTATTGACGGTGCTAAGAAGCTTGAGGATTTTATGTCCGTATCCACCGATAAGAAAACGGGCGTTGTAACCCTTACCGTTGATTTTCCGAAAGACCCGGAAATGAGCTATAGAATAGCCATTACAGCCCTCAAAGAAGCTCGGAATATTCTCAATGAAAAAGCTTTTACGTTGGCAAAGAAGTACAGAATTTACGTTGAAAAACAACTTGCTTTAGCTAAAGAAAAGTACCAGGAACTTGAGAGAATATACAAGGACTTCATGAACGGGAAAATTAAAGATGTTCCATTTATCATAGGTGACCATGATCTTGAGGATCTAAAGTCCAATGTTCCTGAGAAAGCAGAAATAGAGAAACTAAAGAAGGAGATAGAAAGGCTGAAAGCGCACCTTAACACTCTTAGAAAGAGCAGTTATGTTTCCGTATCGGACTATCAGCTTAATCTCCAAAAGCTTCAAACCCAGATGGAAATAGTGAAGCAGTTGCTGGTAACCCTTGCAGGTGAGTACGAAATGGCAAAAGCTCAGGAAATGAAGGAGCAAATTTCATTTCAAGTAATAGACCCTCCGTACATTCCACCGAGAGATAAGCCGTACAAACCTAAAAAAGGCCTGATAGTAACTGTTGGATTTGTCTCCGGACTGTTCTTGGGGATCTTTGCAGCTTTCTTCAGGGAGTGGTTGGAAAACGTGAAAAAGAAGAGAGAGGAGGAAAAGGTAAATGCGTAA
- a CDS encoding RNA-guided endonuclease InsQ/TnpB family protein — translation MVQTKAERIKNTLRRTRERRKHQIPRVYQLKLQNLSKKDEEKLNRLFLEAKWFYNCIVADIENRLSGNTWKLKEVEIKTPEGLEKREIKQLSSHMRQGIVERIKRSLYSLKKAKEKGIKVGKLSFKSEVRSIPLKQYGTTYKISGDKNRVKIQGIKKKFRVLGLHQIPKSAELAEAQLVKKPSGYYLHVVCYLPKKEVLKEIKEKQVKEPVGIDLGIKHQLTLSNGEKFSWYIPETERLKKLQKELSRKQKGSKRYQKIKEKIRREWEYINNKRRDVQSKVISYLKKFLLIAVQDDNIKGWKEGYFGKQIQNTGIGGITARLRSLATLIPVVFVDRYEPTTQVCSFCGNRQKISLSERTFKCQKCGVEIDRDVNSARNVLRVALSRLADPLKSALPVDCGEVTPVEWVYSPR, via the coding sequence ATGGTTCAGACAAAAGCAGAAAGAATTAAAAACACCCTAAGACGAACCCGTGAAAGGAGAAAACACCAAATTCCCCGTGTCTATCAACTCAAACTCCAGAACCTATCAAAAAAAGACGAGGAAAAACTGAATAGACTCTTCCTTGAAGCTAAGTGGTTCTACAACTGCATAGTTGCAGACATTGAAAACCGTCTAAGCGGTAACACTTGGAAACTCAAAGAAGTAGAAATCAAAACACCAGAAGGACTTGAAAAGAGAGAGATAAAACAGCTTTCATCACATATGAGACAGGGAATAGTAGAAAGGATAAAGAGAAGTCTCTACTCCCTCAAAAAAGCAAAAGAGAAAGGAATCAAAGTAGGAAAACTCTCCTTTAAGAGCGAAGTAAGGAGCATACCACTAAAGCAGTATGGAACAACCTACAAGATTTCGGGAGACAAAAATAGAGTAAAGATACAGGGGATAAAGAAAAAATTCAGAGTTTTAGGACTTCATCAGATACCGAAAAGCGCAGAACTTGCAGAAGCTCAGCTTGTAAAGAAACCGTCTGGATACTACCTACACGTAGTCTGCTACCTTCCGAAAAAAGAGGTTTTAAAAGAAATCAAAGAGAAACAGGTAAAAGAACCAGTAGGGATAGACTTAGGAATAAAGCACCAATTAACCCTATCAAACGGAGAGAAATTTAGTTGGTATATACCTGAAACAGAGAGGCTAAAAAAGCTTCAAAAAGAACTCTCACGAAAACAGAAAGGGAGCAAGAGGTATCAGAAGATAAAGGAGAAGATAAGGAGAGAGTGGGAATACATCAACAACAAGAGGAGAGATGTTCAGAGCAAGGTAATAAGCTACCTCAAGAAGTTTCTCCTTATAGCGGTTCAAGATGATAACATCAAAGGATGGAAAGAAGGGTATTTTGGGAAACAGATACAAAACACAGGGATAGGAGGAATAACTGCAAGACTAAGAAGTCTTGCGACTCTTATCCCTGTAGTGTTTGTGGATAGGTATGAACCGACGACACAAGTCTGTTCTTTTTGTGGGAACAGACAGAAGATTTCTCTATCTGAAAGGACATTCAAGTGTCAAAAGTGTGGTGTGGAGATAGACAGGGACGTGAATTCGGCGAGGAACGTACTGAGGGTGGCGCTAAGTAGGCTGGCAGATCCTTTAAAGTCCGCCCTACCCGTGGACTGCGGGGAAGTAACACCCGTGGAGTGGGTGTATAGCCCACGATGA
- the radA gene encoding DNA repair protein RadA — translation MRGGSHSSNRVFAVKGKSVYICQNCGYKTYRWTGKCPECGSWGSFVEEVVVSAPKKTRAGWVKPSTSEPLPLERIGEKQAERIPTGLKEFDRVLGGGIVKGSVSLISGEPGIGKSTFLLQISDIFSQSGNVLYVTAEESPEQIALRATRLGIKSKNLFVLAENNLQEVEKQVERIKPELVVFDSIQTLYLPYIESAAGSVSQVRESAAFITNLCKGKGITAFIVGHVTKEGTIAGPKVLEHIVDAVFQFEGDRGYNFRVFRSLKNRFGSTGELAVFEMTEKGLVEVSNPSEFFLSERPTGKPGSAIFAGMEGSCPILLEVQALVTRAVFTTPQRRAKGIDSNRLSIIVAVIEKELGYPLRNFDVFVNVVGGVKVNEPAVDLPIAAAIISSYLDRPIKENLVLFGEIGLTGEVRKVRLEELRQKEAEKNGFEVLKGIKTISELPEKALV, via the coding sequence GTGAGGGGAGGAAGTCACTCAAGTAACAGGGTTTTTGCCGTGAAGGGAAAGAGCGTATACATCTGTCAAAACTGTGGATACAAAACCTATAGATGGACAGGGAAGTGTCCTGAATGTGGTAGTTGGGGTAGTTTTGTTGAGGAAGTCGTAGTCTCTGCCCCTAAGAAAACAAGAGCTGGATGGGTCAAACCTTCCACATCCGAACCGCTTCCACTTGAAAGGATAGGCGAAAAACAGGCTGAAAGAATTCCAACCGGACTAAAGGAGTTTGATAGAGTTCTTGGAGGAGGAATCGTAAAAGGTTCTGTTTCTTTAATTTCAGGAGAGCCGGGAATTGGAAAGTCTACATTTTTGCTCCAGATTTCAGATATCTTTTCCCAAAGCGGGAACGTACTTTACGTTACAGCAGAGGAGTCTCCTGAACAGATTGCTCTGAGAGCAACAAGGCTCGGAATTAAGAGTAAGAATTTATTCGTCCTTGCAGAGAATAATTTGCAGGAAGTAGAAAAGCAGGTTGAGAGGATAAAACCAGAGCTCGTAGTTTTTGACTCCATACAGACGCTTTACCTTCCCTACATAGAGTCTGCTGCCGGCTCTGTTTCTCAGGTAAGGGAGTCTGCTGCCTTTATCACAAACCTATGCAAGGGTAAGGGAATAACAGCTTTCATAGTCGGTCACGTAACGAAAGAGGGAACAATTGCAGGTCCTAAGGTCCTTGAGCACATAGTTGATGCCGTCTTTCAGTTTGAGGGAGACAGGGGTTACAACTTTAGGGTTTTCAGGAGCTTAAAGAACAGGTTCGGCTCAACTGGAGAGCTTGCCGTTTTTGAGATGACGGAAAAGGGCCTTGTTGAAGTTTCTAACCCCTCTGAATTTTTCCTATCGGAAAGGCCTACCGGAAAGCCGGGGTCTGCTATCTTTGCCGGAATGGAAGGAAGCTGTCCAATACTGCTTGAGGTTCAAGCACTTGTAACAAGAGCAGTATTTACAACTCCCCAGAGGCGAGCTAAAGGAATTGACTCAAACAGGCTATCAATCATAGTGGCGGTAATTGAAAAGGAATTGGGTTACCCTTTGAGGAACTTTGACGTTTTTGTCAACGTTGTCGGCGGTGTGAAGGTAAACGAACCGGCAGTTGACCTTCCTATAGCCGCAGCCATTATCTCAAGCTATTTAGACAGACCCATCAAGGAAAATCTCGTTCTTTTTGGAGAAATTGGACTTACAGGGGAGGTGAGGAAAGTAAGGCTTGAAGAGCTCCGCCAGAAAGAGGCCGAGAAAAACGGCTTTGAGGTTTTAAAAGGTATCAAGACTATCTCGGAGCTCCCCGAAAAAGCGCTCGTTTAG
- a CDS encoding GGDEF domain-containing protein — MTFLVLVYVYSSVMKSYLDRIYNTAIRDPLTGLYNRTFAFAYLRQELEKVKRGEIKSLCIVYIDLDNFKYINDLHGHSAGDLALKEIAELIRRKFRKGDVVARIGGDEFLIVVSRCRKERIENRLEELKAQVEDKFREFNVSISYGIAVAPLDSTDIEELVKIADKRMYSNKKAKKGECRTPSIAS; from the coding sequence ATGACTTTCCTTGTTCTCGTTTACGTTTACTCTTCAGTGATGAAAAGTTACCTTGATAGAATTTACAATACTGCTATTAGAGACCCGTTGACAGGTCTATACAACAGAACCTTTGCCTTTGCCTACCTTAGACAAGAGCTTGAGAAAGTAAAGAGAGGAGAGATAAAGAGCCTCTGCATTGTTTACATAGACCTTGACAACTTTAAGTACATAAACGACCTTCACGGTCATTCGGCGGGAGACCTTGCTCTAAAAGAAATAGCTGAACTAATAAGACGCAAGTTCCGTAAAGGTGATGTTGTTGCGAGGATAGGCGGTGACGAGTTCCTTATAGTCGTTTCAAGGTGCAGAAAAGAACGTATAGAGAATAGGCTTGAAGAACTGAAGGCACAGGTGGAAGATAAGTTTAGGGAGTTTAATGTTTCTATTAGCTACGGAATTGCTGTAGCTCCTTTAGATAGTACCGACATAGAGGAACTTGTAAAGATTGCCGATAAGAGAATGTACAGCAATAAAAAGGCGAAAAAGGGAGAGTGCAGAACTCCGTCTATTGCCTCCTAA